In Desulfuribacillus stibiiarsenatis, one genomic interval encodes:
- a CDS encoding sulfite exporter TauE/SafE family protein — MFDMLVLAIIGFISGFTGSIAGIGGGIIIVPALIYIFGISSQTAAGTSLAVMVFIAISAVSTFAKQGRIDFRSASQFIIASAPGAVIGAYIGRGFSEQAFSVFFGILMILISVFLSIDQKHTKSMGPPSARRRFRDITGKEYKYQFNRSFALGVSFCVGLLSSLFGIGGGALMVPAMIMLFSFPPHIATATSMLVILATSVFGSISHFLLGNIQWYYVLLLAPGAYVGGVIGAIIAKRLNSKILFAILRLIIFLVALRMILL, encoded by the coding sequence ATGTTTGATATGTTAGTCTTAGCAATCATAGGTTTTATTTCTGGCTTTACAGGAAGTATAGCTGGAATTGGGGGCGGAATCATCATTGTTCCAGCTTTAATCTATATTTTTGGGATTTCCTCTCAGACTGCTGCTGGGACATCCCTAGCTGTCATGGTATTTATTGCGATTTCTGCGGTGTCAACCTTTGCGAAGCAAGGGAGAATTGATTTTCGCAGTGCGAGTCAGTTTATCATTGCTAGTGCCCCTGGGGCCGTTATCGGTGCTTATATTGGACGAGGTTTCTCAGAACAAGCATTTTCAGTTTTCTTTGGTATCTTGATGATACTGATATCAGTGTTCCTATCCATTGATCAAAAGCATACCAAAAGCATGGGTCCGCCTTCTGCGCGTCGTCGCTTTCGAGATATCACGGGTAAAGAATATAAATATCAATTTAACCGTAGTTTTGCCCTTGGAGTTTCCTTCTGTGTAGGGCTCCTTTCCAGTCTATTTGGAATCGGTGGTGGCGCACTCATGGTTCCAGCGATGATTATGCTATTTTCCTTTCCCCCACATATCGCCACTGCCACCTCCATGCTAGTTATTTTGGCAACCTCAGTGTTCGGCTCCATCAGTCACTTCTTATTGGGAAATATTCAATGGTATTATGTCTTATTATTAGCGCCGGGAGCTTATGTTGGTGGTGTAATAGGTGCAATTATTGCTAAAAGACTCAATTCTAAAATTCTATTCGCAATTTTACGCTTGATTATCTTTTTAGTCGCACTGCGTATGATTCTCTTGTAG
- a CDS encoding LL-diaminopimelate aminotransferase, whose product MMSDSFIQQLFADRIGGNQFGKDTVLYKFEKIKRAKAAAKKAHPDVELIDMGVGEPDEMADEGIVRTLAEEAAKPENRGYADNGVAEFKVAAAQYLEKVFGVTGIDPEKEVNHAIGSKPALAMMPAAFINPGDITIMTVPGYPVMGTHTKWLGGEVVNLPLTAENNFLPDIDSLTEDQKKRAKLLYINYPNNPTGASATKEFYEKIVQFAKANDIIVISDSAYAALTFDGEKPLSFLSVEGAKEVGVEIHSLSKAYNMTGWRMAFVAGNELVVKAFATVKDNNDSGQFIPIQKAAMYGLQNPEITEKISEKYSRRHNMLVDVLNEIGFQVKKPKGSFYLYVAIPKGIKGGRSFASAEEFCQYLITEKLISTVPWDDAGNFIRFSVTFQAKGEAAEKKVIEEIRCRLTDVEFEF is encoded by the coding sequence ATGATGTCTGATAGCTTCATTCAACAACTGTTTGCAGATCGTATTGGTGGTAATCAATTTGGTAAGGATACAGTTCTTTATAAGTTTGAGAAAATTAAGCGTGCGAAAGCAGCAGCGAAGAAAGCTCATCCTGATGTAGAACTGATTGATATGGGTGTTGGCGAACCTGACGAAATGGCTGACGAAGGAATCGTTAGAACGCTTGCAGAAGAAGCAGCAAAGCCTGAGAACAGAGGGTATGCTGATAATGGTGTAGCAGAGTTTAAAGTAGCTGCAGCACAATACCTTGAAAAGGTGTTTGGTGTGACAGGTATCGATCCAGAGAAGGAAGTTAACCACGCGATTGGTTCTAAGCCGGCCCTAGCTATGATGCCAGCTGCATTTATCAATCCAGGTGACATTACAATTATGACAGTTCCTGGTTATCCAGTGATGGGAACACATACGAAATGGTTAGGTGGAGAAGTTGTGAACCTGCCATTAACTGCTGAGAATAACTTCTTACCAGACATCGATTCATTGACAGAAGATCAGAAAAAACGCGCAAAGCTACTATATATTAACTATCCGAACAACCCTACAGGTGCAAGCGCTACCAAGGAATTCTATGAGAAGATCGTACAATTTGCGAAAGCAAACGATATTATCGTAATTTCTGACTCGGCATACGCGGCATTAACATTCGATGGTGAAAAACCACTGAGTTTCTTATCGGTAGAAGGTGCGAAAGAAGTAGGAGTAGAAATTCATTCTTTATCGAAGGCGTACAATATGACAGGATGGCGTATGGCTTTTGTTGCTGGTAATGAACTGGTAGTAAAAGCATTCGCGACGGTAAAGGATAATAATGATTCTGGGCAGTTTATTCCAATCCAAAAGGCGGCCATGTATGGATTGCAAAACCCAGAAATCACAGAAAAGATTTCCGAGAAATACTCTCGTCGTCATAATATGTTAGTAGATGTACTAAACGAAATCGGATTCCAAGTGAAAAAGCCGAAAGGTTCTTTCTACTTATATGTAGCAATTCCAAAGGGCATTAAAGGTGGAAGAAGCTTTGCATCTGCAGAAGAATTCTGCCAGTATTTAATTACGGAAAAGTTGATCTCTACTGTACCTTGGGATGACGCAGGTAACTTCATCCGTTTCTCAGTAACATTCCAAGCAAAAGGTGAAGCAGCGGAGAAGAAGGTAATCGAAGAAATTAGATGCCGTTTAACAGATGTAGAATTTGAATTTTAG
- a CDS encoding DUF2225 domain-containing protein: protein MEKQQVSPLYQVSFTCPNCTYNFMSSKVRTSFIKTQKTDTDFCIHYAGVNPDFYLVRVCPCCGFSFTDNFKARFTPVVQQRIENLITKKWNHKDYRGERSLQDALTVYKIALLCAQLLDESDVVIGGLCFKIACFYRFQEDTEQELRFLQNALDCYMEFFQNESNVQVDEAKMIYLMAELQRRLGDYRGAIKWFDRVIKDKSITNIAIIKKAREQWQVAKEQLKELETTSHPNVDSAT from the coding sequence ATGGAGAAACAACAAGTCAGCCCTCTATACCAAGTGTCTTTCACTTGTCCTAATTGTACCTATAATTTCATGTCAAGTAAAGTTCGGACCAGCTTTATCAAAACGCAAAAGACAGATACTGATTTCTGTATCCATTATGCGGGTGTGAATCCTGATTTCTATCTTGTCCGTGTGTGCCCATGTTGCGGGTTTTCTTTTACAGACAATTTCAAAGCTAGGTTTACTCCAGTAGTTCAGCAGCGAATCGAAAATTTGATTACGAAGAAATGGAATCATAAGGATTACAGGGGAGAAAGAAGCCTACAAGACGCACTTACTGTATACAAAATCGCTCTATTATGTGCGCAACTCTTAGATGAAAGCGATGTGGTAATTGGCGGCTTATGCTTCAAAATCGCTTGTTTCTACCGCTTTCAAGAAGATACGGAACAAGAATTGCGTTTCTTGCAAAATGCCCTCGATTGTTACATGGAGTTCTTCCAAAACGAATCGAATGTGCAGGTTGATGAAGCGAAGATGATCTATCTCATGGCTGAGCTACAGAGGCGACTCGGCGATTATCGCGGTGCTATCAAGTGGTTCGATAGAGTCATTAAAGATAAATCGATTACAAATATTGCGATTATTAAGAAAGCCCGTGAACAATGGCAGGTTGCCAAGGAGCAGTTAAAAGAATTAGAAACAACAAGTCATCCAAATGTAGATTCTGCAACATAA
- the rbr gene encoding rubrerythrin, with the protein MAKELKGSQTEKNLWTAFAGESQARNKYDFFAKQAKKEGYEQMMAIFQETAGHEEQHAKRIFKFLSGIGDTKKNLEVAAEGENYEWTEMYAEFEKVARAEGFTEIADFFHEVAEVEEEHEKRFRRLLENLTNGTVFKKENEVEWQCRNCGYVHKGVEALVVCPSCDHPQAHFQIYAKNY; encoded by the coding sequence ATGGCGAAAGAATTAAAAGGTAGTCAAACGGAGAAAAATTTATGGACTGCTTTTGCTGGCGAATCACAAGCAAGAAATAAGTATGATTTCTTTGCAAAGCAAGCAAAAAAAGAAGGCTATGAACAAATGATGGCAATCTTCCAAGAAACTGCTGGTCATGAAGAGCAGCATGCGAAGAGAATCTTTAAATTCCTCAGCGGTATTGGCGATACGAAGAAGAACTTAGAAGTTGCTGCTGAAGGTGAGAACTATGAGTGGACAGAAATGTACGCAGAGTTCGAAAAGGTTGCTCGTGCGGAAGGATTTACAGAAATCGCTGATTTCTTCCATGAAGTAGCAGAAGTAGAAGAAGAGCATGAGAAGCGCTTTAGAAGACTATTAGAGAACCTTACAAATGGAACTGTATTCAAGAAAGAGAATGAAGTTGAGTGGCAGTGCAGAAACTGTGGCTACGTACACAAGGGTGTAGAAGCGCTAGTAGTTTGCCCATCTTGTGATCATCCACAAGCGCATTTCCAAATTTACGCGAAAAACTACTAA
- a CDS encoding nickel-dependent hydrogenase large subunit produces the protein MSQRVVIDPITRIEGHLRVEIDVNENNVIGDALSSGTMIRGLEQILVGRDPRDAWAYVQRICGVCTTVHALASLRAVEDALDIRIPKNASLIRDIMNLTQYVHDHVVHFYHLHALDWVDVVSALSADPNETSQIAQSISSWPNSSPGYFRDVQNRLKSFVESGQLGIFSNAYWGHPAYKLPSAVNLLAVTHYLEALEWQKDIVKIHTIFGGKNPHPHYVVGGVASAIDINSDNAINTEKLNQVERLINKAIQVVEQMYIPDLMAIASFYKDWTYGKGIGNYMTFGDFAAPGKDIRDTDSYLFPSGVILNGDLSTVHEVSLTDPEHIQEFVDFTWLKYSDDKPGVGKHPWAGETTFDYTGPKSYKELDMTRPYTWNKAPRWKGHAVEVGPLARILVGYAKGVKEVKEVTDWAAGTLDVPLTALMSTLGRTAARGLETKLLVNRLKDTFNALVANIKAGDTVTFDKTKFDPSTWHRAGKTLQGVGWTEAPRGGLAHYIVIEDQKIKNYQAVVPSTWNASPRDLNGARGAYEAALIGTPMADPHQPLEVIRTIHSFDPCLACAVHLVDKEKREITQVNVIR, from the coding sequence ATGTCACAAAGAGTTGTCATAGATCCTATTACAAGAATCGAAGGTCACCTTCGTGTAGAAATTGATGTAAATGAGAACAATGTTATTGGCGATGCCCTTAGTTCAGGAACAATGATTCGTGGTCTAGAGCAAATCCTTGTAGGGCGTGACCCACGTGATGCTTGGGCATATGTACAACGTATCTGTGGTGTTTGTACAACAGTTCACGCATTAGCATCTCTTCGTGCTGTGGAAGATGCGTTAGATATTCGTATTCCTAAGAATGCAAGCTTAATCCGTGATATCATGAACTTAACGCAATATGTTCATGACCATGTGGTTCACTTCTATCATTTACATGCGTTAGACTGGGTTGACGTGGTAAGTGCGTTAAGCGCTGATCCGAACGAAACTAGCCAAATTGCGCAAAGCATTTCTAGCTGGCCGAATTCTTCTCCAGGGTATTTCCGTGATGTACAGAATCGTCTAAAGTCTTTCGTAGAAAGCGGACAATTAGGTATCTTCTCAAATGCATATTGGGGTCACCCAGCATACAAATTACCATCGGCAGTAAACTTACTTGCTGTAACGCACTACTTAGAGGCGCTTGAGTGGCAGAAGGATATTGTTAAGATTCACACGATTTTCGGTGGTAAGAACCCGCATCCACACTATGTAGTTGGTGGTGTTGCGAGCGCGATTGATATCAATAGCGACAACGCAATTAACACAGAGAAGTTAAACCAAGTAGAACGCTTAATTAACAAAGCGATTCAAGTGGTTGAGCAAATGTACATTCCTGACCTTATGGCGATTGCATCCTTCTACAAGGATTGGACATATGGTAAGGGAATTGGAAACTACATGACATTTGGTGATTTCGCTGCACCAGGTAAAGACATCCGTGATACAGATTCCTACCTATTCCCAAGTGGAGTAATCTTAAATGGTGACCTTTCAACGGTTCACGAGGTAAGTTTAACCGATCCTGAGCATATACAAGAGTTTGTTGACTTTACATGGTTGAAGTACTCTGATGATAAGCCGGGCGTTGGTAAACACCCATGGGCTGGAGAGACAACATTCGATTACACTGGTCCTAAGTCATACAAGGAATTAGATATGACAAGGCCTTATACTTGGAATAAGGCTCCTCGTTGGAAGGGTCATGCAGTAGAAGTAGGGCCTTTAGCGCGTATTTTAGTAGGATATGCGAAGGGCGTTAAGGAAGTTAAGGAAGTTACAGATTGGGCAGCAGGTACTCTCGATGTTCCATTAACAGCACTTATGTCTACATTAGGTAGAACGGCTGCTCGTGGTTTAGAGACGAAGCTGTTAGTCAATCGTTTGAAAGATACCTTCAATGCTTTAGTTGCAAATATTAAGGCTGGAGATACAGTTACGTTTGATAAGACGAAGTTCGATCCTAGCACATGGCATAGAGCTGGCAAGACATTACAAGGGGTAGGTTGGACTGAGGCTCCTCGTGGTGGTTTAGCTCATTACATCGTAATAGAAGATCAGAAGATTAAGAACTATCAAGCGGTAGTTCCATCTACATGGAATGCTTCACCAAGAGACTTAAACGGTGCGCGTGGTGCGTATGAAGCAGCACTAATCGGAACTCCTATGGCAGATCCACATCAACCATTAGAAGTTATCCGTACAATCCACTCATTTGACCCATGCTTAGCATGTGCAGTTCACTTAGTTGATAAAGAGAAGCGCGAAATCACTCAAGTTAATGTTATACGTTAG
- a CDS encoding hydrogenase small subunit, whose translation MKETFYEYVQKRGISRKDFLKFCTAITAMMGLDASLTPKVVEALETKERIPVIYKHFQECTGCSESFIRTAHPVVADLILDMISLDYHDTLMAAAGHQAREAAHMTKEKYKGGYILACEGSIPLADGGIHSMVDGKTQLELFREYEKDCMAIIAYGSCAAFGNVQAAHPNPTQATPIYKLTNKPVINVPGCPPIAEVMAGVITHILTFGIPELDIRKRPKVFYRHRIHDNCQRRPFFDAGMFVESFDDEGAKLGWCLYKMGCKGPVTYNSCANMKWNEGTCWPVESGNPCLGCSEDNFWDFGPMFTTLAQVPGTNIIYNPDKVGAAVVGAAAAGVAVHAAATVVVEKMKKDKDTTTSVADQQNKGVSK comes from the coding sequence TTGAAGGAAACGTTTTACGAGTATGTGCAAAAAAGGGGAATTTCAAGAAAAGATTTTTTGAAATTTTGCACAGCAATTACAGCAATGATGGGATTAGATGCGTCATTAACGCCAAAGGTAGTAGAAGCTTTGGAGACCAAAGAAAGAATACCAGTAATTTATAAGCACTTCCAGGAGTGCACAGGATGTTCGGAATCTTTTATCCGTACAGCTCACCCGGTAGTAGCAGACTTAATCTTGGACATGATTTCACTAGACTACCATGATACGTTAATGGCAGCTGCAGGTCACCAAGCAAGAGAAGCTGCCCATATGACGAAGGAAAAATACAAAGGTGGGTACATTTTAGCTTGTGAAGGTAGTATACCTTTAGCAGATGGCGGGATTCACAGTATGGTAGACGGTAAGACCCAGCTTGAGTTATTCCGTGAGTATGAGAAAGATTGTATGGCGATTATTGCTTACGGATCATGTGCTGCATTCGGTAACGTGCAGGCGGCTCATCCGAACCCAACGCAAGCAACACCAATTTACAAGTTAACGAATAAACCTGTAATTAACGTACCAGGATGTCCGCCAATTGCTGAGGTTATGGCTGGAGTTATCACACATATCTTAACTTTTGGTATTCCAGAGTTAGATATTCGTAAGCGTCCAAAGGTATTCTATCGTCATCGTATTCATGACAACTGCCAAAGAAGACCGTTCTTCGATGCGGGTATGTTCGTAGAGAGCTTTGATGATGAAGGTGCTAAGCTTGGCTGGTGCTTATATAAGATGGGCTGTAAAGGACCTGTTACATATAACTCCTGTGCAAACATGAAGTGGAACGAAGGAACATGCTGGCCGGTTGAATCTGGTAACCCTTGTCTTGGATGTTCAGAAGATAATTTCTGGGACTTCGGACCAATGTTTACAACATTAGCTCAAGTACCAGGAACGAACATCATTTACAACCCAGATAAAGTAGGTGCTGCTGTTGTAGGAGCTGCTGCTGCAGGGGTAGCTGTTCATGCTGCTGCTACAGTGGTTGTGGAGAAGATGAAGAAGGACAAAGACACGACAACATCAGTAGCTGATCAGCAGAACAAGGGGGTAAGTAAATAA
- a CDS encoding HyaD/HybD family hydrogenase maturation endopeptidase, which yields MTNIIAMGIGNTLCTDEGLGVKAIYQLMEQNWHESIELIDGACDGLKLLEFIERADKLLIIDAINADEEPGTIVQIEDDEVPLYTGIRLSTHQGTLQELLGLAKFRGMYPEKLILLGVQPGSLEWGTELSDPIAQSMPEILQRAEAILREWEKEI from the coding sequence ATGACAAATATTATAGCAATGGGGATAGGCAATACTCTTTGTACAGATGAGGGATTAGGAGTCAAGGCAATCTATCAACTGATGGAGCAAAATTGGCACGAATCGATTGAACTAATAGACGGAGCTTGCGATGGACTGAAATTATTAGAGTTTATTGAGCGTGCAGACAAGCTATTAATCATTGATGCGATAAATGCCGATGAAGAACCAGGAACAATTGTACAAATCGAAGATGATGAAGTACCTCTATATACTGGAATAAGACTTTCTACACATCAAGGGACCCTACAAGAGCTACTCGGATTAGCGAAATTCCGTGGCATGTATCCGGAAAAACTAATTCTCTTAGGTGTTCAGCCAGGTTCACTAGAATGGGGAACAGAATTATCGGATCCAATCGCGCAGTCTATGCCAGAGATTCTTCAACGTGCAGAAGCAATTCTTCGTGAATGGGAGAAAGAAATATAA
- the cybH gene encoding Ni/Fe-hydrogenase, b-type cytochrome subunit, with amino-acid sequence MTNNGLKKDVYVWELPVRFFHWVNALCIVVLLATGYFIYNPFLHAPGTEANDYFVMGTARFVHFVTAYVFIANLLFRFYWFFAGNQYAKIKFWKKEWWIGLKDVILFYLFIKKEEPHFTGHNPLAEISYLFFIWVGSFFIILTGLTMQAEIYTTGFLYDITSWFASMMSNSVNTRVLHHMLAWSFVLFIVAHLYTALRHDFLSKSGATSSIITGYKTEETHDADHK; translated from the coding sequence ATGACAAACAATGGATTAAAAAAGGATGTATACGTCTGGGAGCTACCAGTTCGATTTTTCCACTGGGTGAACGCGTTATGTATCGTAGTATTACTGGCAACAGGATACTTCATCTACAACCCGTTTCTTCATGCTCCAGGAACTGAAGCCAATGATTATTTTGTGATGGGTACTGCACGATTCGTACATTTTGTAACAGCATATGTGTTTATCGCGAACTTACTGTTCCGATTCTATTGGTTCTTTGCGGGGAATCAGTATGCGAAGATTAAGTTTTGGAAAAAGGAATGGTGGATCGGCCTTAAAGATGTGATTCTATTCTACTTATTTATTAAGAAGGAAGAGCCGCACTTCACTGGTCACAATCCGTTAGCAGAGATTAGTTATCTATTCTTTATCTGGGTTGGTTCGTTCTTCATTATCTTGACAGGGTTAACGATGCAGGCCGAAATTTATACAACGGGCTTTTTATATGATATTACGTCTTGGTTTGCTAGTATGATGAGTAACTCAGTCAATACTAGAGTTCTGCACCATATGTTAGCATGGTCATTCGTACTATTCATAGTAGCTCACTTGTATACTGCATTAAGACATGACTTCTTAAGCAAGAGTGGCGCGACTTCTTCTATTATCACAGGATACAAGACAGAAGAAACACACGATGCGGACCATAAGTAA
- a CDS encoding GGDEF domain-containing protein: protein MLELMKKAFQPIVAEPYTNRNSTVGIVKKHLERKEYIHIIYLDLIQFEQVEQSYGEQYAYEFLNSFTGIINREIKKLLPDTSKLISTHNLWGDDFILLIATKNRIPEEELCKVRTSLDANITQVFSSNLPSYFKDYKGIHVGYTTISPPAKHVEKQFYKALKEAYKIAKRECYNPPQKIMEEFHHILKNKTLESVFQPILSLDSGENYGWEALTRGPQSSFFHSPNDLFPFAERVNSLFALETASRELSIQKIGWMKPNQKLFINVDPSVIKDSQFHQGVTRTMLKKYNLSPQQIVFELTERTAIQNFKTFRKTIEHYRSQGYLIAVDDAGAGYSSLQTIAEIKPDFIKLDMSIIRGIDKDPVKKALLETFVTFSQKINCQLIAEGIETDRELAVVTKLGVHLGQGYYIGKPTFPKELPSKLCIQAIQGLAKRPKVAQWYDRGMVARDLVSYVPAIQEGSIIEEVAELFENQSELQGIVVLDKDSKPSGFLLRQNLYKTLIARYGVALYYRKPIEEIMDTRPLSVQAETPIELVANLAMKRDAQRLYDFIIVMDRDNYLGIITVQNLLESLTQLKIEQARYANPLTGLAGNIIIEKEIEQCIILKQNHRVILYIDVDFFKAYNDTYGFEQGDRFLLLISRILKHVMKGEDNIFIGHVGGDDFVIICPFHKAEKYSKRIIRIYQRLLRYYYNLQEWECQAIIATDRLGRSCVYPLSSLSIAGVLLNRRFADVISVGERAAFLKKEVKKICGNAYLIEGQNISY, encoded by the coding sequence TTGTTAGAGTTGATGAAAAAAGCGTTCCAGCCTATAGTGGCTGAACCATATACGAATAGAAATAGCACAGTTGGGATAGTAAAGAAGCATTTAGAACGAAAGGAATATATACACATCATATACCTCGATTTGATTCAATTCGAGCAAGTGGAACAGAGTTATGGCGAACAATACGCCTATGAGTTCCTCAATTCTTTTACAGGTATCATTAACAGAGAGATTAAGAAGCTGCTTCCCGACACTTCGAAGCTGATATCCACTCATAATTTATGGGGTGATGACTTCATACTACTAATTGCTACGAAAAATAGAATACCAGAAGAAGAACTATGTAAGGTCAGAACGTCGTTGGATGCGAATATCACCCAAGTATTTTCTAGTAATCTACCATCGTATTTTAAAGATTACAAGGGAATCCATGTTGGATATACAACCATAAGTCCACCCGCCAAACATGTGGAAAAACAGTTTTACAAAGCCTTAAAGGAAGCTTACAAAATTGCAAAAAGAGAGTGCTATAATCCGCCCCAAAAAATCATGGAGGAATTTCATCACATTTTAAAAAATAAGACCCTAGAAAGCGTATTTCAACCAATCTTGTCACTGGATTCAGGAGAAAATTATGGATGGGAAGCCCTAACACGTGGTCCGCAAAGTAGTTTTTTTCACTCTCCCAATGACCTATTTCCTTTTGCGGAACGGGTCAATTCTTTATTTGCCCTCGAGACGGCATCACGGGAGCTTTCTATACAGAAAATAGGATGGATGAAACCGAACCAAAAGTTATTTATCAATGTCGATCCTTCAGTTATTAAAGACTCGCAATTCCATCAAGGTGTAACGCGTACCATGTTGAAGAAATACAATTTATCACCACAACAAATTGTGTTTGAGCTTACAGAGCGAACAGCAATACAAAACTTTAAAACGTTCCGTAAAACAATTGAGCACTACCGCAGCCAAGGCTACCTTATTGCTGTCGACGATGCAGGAGCAGGATATTCAAGTCTGCAAACGATAGCGGAAATTAAGCCTGACTTTATTAAACTAGATATGTCGATTATTCGTGGTATAGATAAAGATCCTGTAAAAAAAGCATTACTAGAGACGTTCGTCACATTCTCGCAGAAGATTAACTGTCAGCTTATAGCAGAAGGCATAGAAACGGATCGGGAGCTTGCCGTTGTGACGAAATTAGGGGTGCATTTAGGCCAGGGCTACTATATAGGGAAACCAACATTTCCTAAAGAGCTACCATCTAAGCTATGCATCCAAGCGATTCAAGGGTTAGCTAAGCGTCCAAAGGTGGCGCAATGGTATGATCGAGGAATGGTGGCCAGAGATTTAGTTTCCTATGTACCAGCGATTCAGGAAGGCTCGATTATTGAGGAAGTGGCAGAACTATTTGAAAATCAGAGTGAGCTGCAAGGTATCGTAGTACTAGATAAGGACAGCAAACCGTCAGGTTTTCTATTACGTCAGAATCTTTACAAGACATTAATTGCTAGATATGGAGTCGCCTTGTATTATCGCAAACCAATAGAAGAAATTATGGATACAAGGCCTTTATCCGTACAGGCAGAGACACCAATAGAATTGGTAGCAAACCTTGCCATGAAACGTGACGCTCAACGTTTATATGATTTTATTATCGTGATGGATCGTGATAATTATCTAGGCATCATTACGGTACAAAACCTATTAGAAAGTTTGACGCAATTAAAAATTGAGCAAGCGCGATATGCAAATCCATTAACAGGGTTAGCAGGTAACATCATTATCGAGAAAGAAATAGAGCAATGTATCATACTAAAACAGAATCATAGAGTCATTTTATATATAGATGTTGATTTTTTTAAGGCATATAACGATACTTATGGCTTTGAGCAAGGGGATAGATTCTTACTGCTTATAAGTAGAATTTTGAAGCATGTCATGAAGGGTGAAGATAACATTTTTATAGGGCATGTAGGCGGCGATGATTTTGTCATAATATGTCCTTTTCATAAGGCAGAGAAGTATAGTAAGCGCATCATTCGAATCTACCAACGGCTTCTACGATATTATTACAATCTACAAGAATGGGAGTGTCAAGCCATTATTGCCACCGACCGTCTCGGAAGAAGTTGTGTGTATCCACTATCTTCCTTATCAATTGCTGGAGTCTTACTGAATCGTAGATTTGCAGATGTCATTTCAGTAGGAGAGAGAGCGGCATTTTTGAAAAAAGAAGTAAAAAAAATCTGCGGCAATGCATATTTAATAGAGGGACAAAATATATCATATTAA
- a CDS encoding aldo/keto reductase — protein sequence MRYKTFGSTGLKASQVGVGTLQFPKLTPKEAADTLSYAIEQGINYIDTAKTYGDSETKIAPVIQGRRDQMIISTKTNKRDYQQAKNEIVDSLKKLNTDYLDIVHVHYVNRDEEFTQVMSEQGAMKAILEMKEAGYVRYIAISGHRPDKLAEWVTQFPFDSVLFHLNICQPFAATDIIPVAKGLNIGTVAMRPLAGGFIQPQHLRYLLTQPVDVIIPGFMNRHEIDENLKILSEPVLQEEADYLLQMAQRAGQHGCRRCNACECPKGIKITDAIIPMYYLGNLQPPYNQGNELWRSRQGKVSTCNDCDDCQEQPICESVCPYGVDISKTIRSI from the coding sequence ATGCGATACAAGACATTTGGTTCAACAGGGTTAAAAGCTTCGCAGGTAGGGGTTGGCACGCTACAATTTCCAAAACTCACTCCTAAAGAAGCAGCGGATACATTATCCTATGCCATTGAGCAAGGGATTAACTATATAGATACAGCGAAAACCTATGGTGATAGTGAAACGAAAATAGCACCAGTCATTCAAGGGCGTAGAGATCAAATGATTATCTCCACGAAAACGAACAAGCGAGATTATCAACAAGCGAAAAATGAGATAGTCGATAGCTTGAAGAAACTGAATACGGATTACTTAGATATTGTACACGTTCATTACGTCAATCGAGATGAAGAATTCACGCAAGTGATGTCTGAGCAAGGGGCAATGAAGGCGATTTTAGAAATGAAAGAAGCGGGGTACGTTCGTTACATTGCCATCTCTGGTCATAGGCCAGACAAATTGGCTGAGTGGGTAACCCAGTTTCCATTTGATTCGGTCTTGTTTCACCTCAATATTTGTCAACCATTTGCTGCTACCGATATCATTCCTGTTGCAAAGGGACTGAACATTGGAACAGTAGCTATGCGTCCATTAGCAGGAGGGTTTATACAGCCACAGCACCTGAGATACCTACTAACGCAACCAGTGGATGTAATAATCCCAGGGTTTATGAATAGACATGAAATTGATGAAAATTTAAAAATATTATCTGAACCTGTTTTACAAGAAGAAGCCGATTATCTTTTGCAAATGGCACAACGAGCGGGTCAACATGGTTGCCGGCGTTGCAATGCTTGCGAATGTCCGAAAGGGATTAAGATTACTGATGCAATCATTCCGATGTACTACCTTGGCAACTTACAACCGCCATACAATCAAGGGAATGAATTATGGAGGTCGCGCCAAGGCAAGGTAAGTACGTGTAATGACTGTGACGACTGTCAAGAACAACCGATATGTGAAAGTGTATGCCCTTATGGAGTTGACATTAGCAAAACGATTCGAAGCATATAA